In one window of Vulpes vulpes isolate BD-2025 chromosome 1, VulVul3, whole genome shotgun sequence DNA:
- the COQ3 gene encoding ubiquinone biosynthesis O-methyltransferase, mitochondrial isoform X2, whose product MWGGRELSSCGSRLLGALGSRSRGARAQAARFTRRAEIQFNWTPQTKPWVFSDCRIMWFKSYRMTFACLSRMKIHRYPWTRLYSTSQTTVDSNEIKTFLALAHRWWDEQGVYAPLHSMNDLRVPFIRDNLLKTVAHHQPGKPLSGMKILDVGCGGGLLTEPLGRLGASVIGIDPVDENIKTAQHHKSFDPVLDKRIEYRACSLEEIVQETAETFDAVVASEVVEHVIDLETFIQCCCEVLKPGGSLFITTINKTQLSYALGIVFAEQIAGIVPKGTHTWEKFISPEKLESILESNGLSVQTVTGMLYNPLSGYWHWSENTSLNYAAHAVKSKAQEHPVPAEFVFKGETEELRDKDSTNPGVQEELKK is encoded by the exons ATGTGGGGAGGCCGCGAGCTAAGCTCCTGCGGGAGTCGGCTCCTAGGAGCGCTTGGGTCGAGGTCGCGGGGCGCGCGAGCTCAGGCTGCGCGCTTCACCCGTCGGGCCG AGATTCAGTTCAATTGGACTCCACAAACTAAACCATGGGTTTTCAGTGATTGCAGAATCATGTGGTTCAAATCCTATAGAATGACTTTTGCCTGCTTGAGTAGAATGAAAATCCACAG GTACCCTTGGACAAGACTATACAGTACTTCTCAAACTACTGTAGACAGCAACGAGATAAAAACATTCCTGGCCCTGGCTCATAGGTGGTGGGATGAACAAGGAGTATATGCACCTCTTCATTCTATGAATGACCTGAGGGTGCCATTTATTAG agacaatcttttaaaaacagttgcTCATCACCAGCCAGGAAAACCTTTGTCTGGGATGAAGATACTTGACGTTGGCTGTGGTGGTGGATTGTTAACTGAA CCTCTAGGGCGGCTTGGAGCTTCAGTTATTGGAATCGATCCTGTGGATGAGAACATTAAGACAGCACAGCACCATAAATCATTTGATCCAGTCCTAGATAAGAGAATAGAGTACAGAGCGTGTTCCCTGGAAGAGATTGTGCAAGAGACAGCAGAAACATTTGATGCCGTTGTAGCTTCTGAAGTTGTAGAGCATGTGATTGATCTAGAAACATTTATACAGTGCTGCTGTGAAGTGTTAAAA cctGGTGGTTCTTTATTCATTACTACAATCAACAAAACACAGCTGTCTTACGCCTTGGGAATTGTTTTTGCAGAGCAAATTGCAGGTATTGTACCAAAAGGTACTCATACATGGGAGAAGTTTATTTCACCTGAAAAGCTAGAGAGCATTCTGGAATCAA ATGGTCTATCAGTTCAAACTGTGACAGGAATGCTCTACAACCCCCTCTCAGGTTACTGGCATTGGAGTGAAAATACCAGCCTTAACTATGCAGCTCACGCTGTGAAATCCAAGGCACAGGAACACCCAGTACCTGCTGAGTTTGTTTTTAAGGGGGAAACAGAAGAGCTCagagacaaagactccaccaaccCAGGTGTACAGGAAGAGTTGAAGAAATGA
- the COQ3 gene encoding ubiquinone biosynthesis O-methyltransferase, mitochondrial isoform X1: protein MGFLKFISVQDVRLLAYGIQLFQQRLLKRLFFPASNCFCTTVKKNQLGELYVSEIQFNWTPQTKPWVFSDCRIMWFKSYRMTFACLSRMKIHRYPWTRLYSTSQTTVDSNEIKTFLALAHRWWDEQGVYAPLHSMNDLRVPFIRDNLLKTVAHHQPGKPLSGMKILDVGCGGGLLTEPLGRLGASVIGIDPVDENIKTAQHHKSFDPVLDKRIEYRACSLEEIVQETAETFDAVVASEVVEHVIDLETFIQCCCEVLKPGGSLFITTINKTQLSYALGIVFAEQIAGIVPKGTHTWEKFISPEKLESILESNGLSVQTVTGMLYNPLSGYWHWSENTSLNYAAHAVKSKAQEHPVPAEFVFKGETEELRDKDSTNPGVQEELKK from the exons ATGggctttttaaagttcatttctgTACAAGATGTGAGACTTTTGGCCTATGGTATCCAATTGTTTCAACAGcgtttattgaaaagactattttttcctGCATCGAACTGCTTTTGCACCACTGTCAAAAAAAATCAGCTGGGTGAACTTTATGtttctg AGATTCAGTTCAATTGGACTCCACAAACTAAACCATGGGTTTTCAGTGATTGCAGAATCATGTGGTTCAAATCCTATAGAATGACTTTTGCCTGCTTGAGTAGAATGAAAATCCACAG GTACCCTTGGACAAGACTATACAGTACTTCTCAAACTACTGTAGACAGCAACGAGATAAAAACATTCCTGGCCCTGGCTCATAGGTGGTGGGATGAACAAGGAGTATATGCACCTCTTCATTCTATGAATGACCTGAGGGTGCCATTTATTAG agacaatcttttaaaaacagttgcTCATCACCAGCCAGGAAAACCTTTGTCTGGGATGAAGATACTTGACGTTGGCTGTGGTGGTGGATTGTTAACTGAA CCTCTAGGGCGGCTTGGAGCTTCAGTTATTGGAATCGATCCTGTGGATGAGAACATTAAGACAGCACAGCACCATAAATCATTTGATCCAGTCCTAGATAAGAGAATAGAGTACAGAGCGTGTTCCCTGGAAGAGATTGTGCAAGAGACAGCAGAAACATTTGATGCCGTTGTAGCTTCTGAAGTTGTAGAGCATGTGATTGATCTAGAAACATTTATACAGTGCTGCTGTGAAGTGTTAAAA cctGGTGGTTCTTTATTCATTACTACAATCAACAAAACACAGCTGTCTTACGCCTTGGGAATTGTTTTTGCAGAGCAAATTGCAGGTATTGTACCAAAAGGTACTCATACATGGGAGAAGTTTATTTCACCTGAAAAGCTAGAGAGCATTCTGGAATCAA ATGGTCTATCAGTTCAAACTGTGACAGGAATGCTCTACAACCCCCTCTCAGGTTACTGGCATTGGAGTGAAAATACCAGCCTTAACTATGCAGCTCACGCTGTGAAATCCAAGGCACAGGAACACCCAGTACCTGCTGAGTTTGTTTTTAAGGGGGAAACAGAAGAGCTCagagacaaagactccaccaaccCAGGTGTACAGGAAGAGTTGAAGAAATGA